Proteins encoded in a region of the Pseudochaenichthys georgianus chromosome 20, fPseGeo1.2, whole genome shotgun sequence genome:
- the LOC117465841 gene encoding lipocalin-like, with protein sequence MKNTLMMLVALMCALTVCADITPAADFDLQKMSGKWYTVALANNAKWFVNKKAGMKTGTAVIVLTEGGDMDLTYANLKDDGSCFRANPTAQKTETPGRFTFHSQDKVMTIVEVVYDDYALMLTSKTKEEVSEASIVVYSRTIESSEVVQQKFTQLALEAGVLPDNTVILPQIAECPAV encoded by the exons ATGAAGAACACACTGATGATGCTGGTCGCCCTGATGTGTGCGCTGACCGTCTGCGCTGACATCACACCGGCCGCAGACTTCGACCTGCAGAAG atgtCAGGCAAGTGGTACACTGTCGCATTAGCCAACAACGCTAAGTGGTTTGTGAACAAAAAGGCAGGAATGAAGACTGGGACAGCTGTAATTGTGCTGACTGAAGGAGGGGACATGGACCTCACCTATGCCAACTTGAA AGACGACGGTTCCTGCTTCAGAGCAAATCCCACCGCTCAGAAAACAGAGACTCCTGGTCGCTTCACCTTCCACAGCCAGG ACAAAGTCATGACCATTGTTGAAGTTGTGTACGACGACTACGCCCTGATGCTCACCAGCAAGACGAAGGAGGAAGTGTCTGAGGCCTCCATCGTAGTCTACA GCCGCACTATTGAGTCCAGTGAGGTGGTGCAGCAGAAGTTCACCCAGCTCGCTCTGGAAGCTGGAGTCCTGCCCGACAACACCGTCATCCTGCCACAGATCG CAGAGTGTCCCGCAGTCTGA